One Deinococcus sp. LM3 genomic region harbors:
- the dusA gene encoding tRNA dihydrouridine(20/20a) synthase DusA, whose protein sequence is MSAPARPPLTLSVAPMMDWTDRHCRVFHRTLTRRTLLYTEMVTTGAIIHGDRDRHLGFDRVEHPVALQLGGSDAATLAECARMGEDFGYDEVNLNCGCPSDRVSSGSFGASLMGTPDTVARAVEAMRAATRLPVTVKHRIGIDDLDSYEHLTNFVQTVEAAGCDTFIVHARKAWLSGLSPKENREIPPLRYDVVRQLKADFPHLTVVLNGGVLTLDAAQDALAWADGVMIGRAAYQDPFILARADQDVFGESAPPVTRREAIEAFVPYVAAQLEAGQPLPRMMKHTLGLFAGQPGARHWKRTLSEQGHKPGAGLEVVRAALEGVPAEVLDARPGMTDTDSD, encoded by the coding sequence ATGAGCGCCCCTGCCCGCCCGCCCCTGACGCTGTCCGTCGCGCCCATGATGGACTGGACGGACCGGCACTGCCGGGTCTTTCACCGCACCCTGACCCGCCGGACGCTGCTGTACACCGAGATGGTCACGACCGGCGCGATCATCCACGGGGACCGCGACCGGCACCTGGGCTTCGACCGGGTCGAGCACCCGGTGGCGCTGCAGCTGGGCGGCAGTGACGCCGCCACACTGGCCGAGTGCGCCCGCATGGGCGAGGACTTCGGGTACGACGAGGTCAACCTGAACTGCGGTTGCCCCAGCGACCGCGTGAGCAGCGGGTCGTTCGGCGCGTCCCTGATGGGCACGCCCGACACCGTGGCCCGTGCCGTGGAAGCCATGCGCGCCGCGACCCGCCTGCCCGTGACGGTCAAGCACCGCATCGGCATCGACGACCTCGACAGTTACGAGCACCTGACGAACTTCGTGCAGACGGTGGAGGCCGCCGGGTGCGACACGTTCATCGTGCACGCCCGCAAGGCGTGGCTCTCGGGCCTGTCGCCGAAGGAGAACCGTGAGATTCCGCCGCTGCGCTACGACGTGGTGCGGCAGTTGAAGGCCGACTTCCCGCACCTGACGGTCGTGCTGAACGGCGGCGTGCTGACCCTGGACGCCGCGCAGGACGCGCTGGCCTGGGCGGACGGCGTGATGATCGGCCGCGCCGCGTACCAGGACCCGTTCATCCTGGCCCGCGCCGACCAGGACGTGTTCGGCGAGAGCGCGCCGCCCGTCACGCGCCGCGAGGCCATCGAGGCCTTCGTGCCGTATGTGGCCGCGCAACTGGAGGCGGGTCAGCCGCTGCCGCGCATGATGAAACACACCCTGGGCCTGTTCGCCGGTCAGCCCGGCGCCCGCCACTGGAAACGCACCCTGAGCGAACAGGGCCACAAGCCCGGCGCCGGTCTGGAGGTGGTGCGCGCCGCCCTGGAAGGCGTGCCCGCCGAGGTGCTCGACGCCCGCCCCGGCATGACTGATACGGACTCCGATTGA
- a CDS encoding M42 family metallopeptidase, producing MSVINREFLFRLLEAAAPSGLERRAADVWLQEAATFARTSEDHYGNAYAEIGPEDAPVIALMGHLDEIGLIVSHVNDEGFLAVLPVGGWDPQVLVGQRIRLLAPGGDVIGVIGKKAIHVMEADERTKASKLEDLWIDVGLPKEEVQTLIPVGTYGVIEQGPIMVGTRVVSRALDNRVGAFIVLEALRALKDHDLKYRVVAVGTSQEEIGCFGAQVGGYRLDPIAGVAVDVTHETKQPGVSEKKYGVAPFGSGANLTVGPMVSPVITRQMTDAAREANIPFTLSAAGRYSGTDADALTLVRAGVPSAVVSIPNRYMHSPSEMVDEQDVKACTDIIAAWIRALPETPDFTRRG from the coding sequence ATGAGTGTCATCAACCGTGAATTCCTGTTCCGTCTGCTCGAAGCGGCGGCCCCCAGCGGCCTGGAGCGCCGCGCCGCCGACGTGTGGCTGCAAGAAGCCGCGACCTTCGCCCGCACCAGCGAGGACCACTACGGCAACGCCTACGCCGAGATCGGCCCCGAGGACGCGCCCGTCATCGCGCTGATGGGCCACCTCGACGAGATCGGCCTGATCGTGTCGCACGTGAACGACGAGGGCTTCCTGGCGGTGCTGCCGGTCGGCGGCTGGGACCCGCAGGTGCTCGTCGGGCAGCGCATCCGCCTGCTCGCGCCCGGTGGGGACGTGATCGGTGTGATCGGCAAGAAAGCCATTCACGTCATGGAGGCCGACGAGCGGACCAAGGCCAGCAAACTGGAAGACCTGTGGATCGACGTGGGCCTCCCGAAGGAGGAGGTGCAGACCCTGATTCCGGTCGGCACGTACGGCGTGATCGAGCAGGGCCCCATCATGGTCGGCACGCGCGTCGTGAGCCGCGCCCTGGACAACCGCGTGGGCGCGTTCATCGTCCTGGAAGCCCTGCGCGCCCTGAAGGACCACGACCTGAAGTACCGCGTGGTGGCCGTCGGGACCAGCCAGGAAGAGATCGGGTGCTTCGGCGCGCAGGTCGGCGGCTACCGCCTCGACCCCATCGCCGGGGTCGCCGTGGACGTCACGCACGAGACCAAGCAGCCGGGCGTGAGCGAGAAGAAGTACGGCGTGGCCCCGTTCGGGTCCGGCGCGAACCTGACGGTCGGGCCGATGGTCAGCCCGGTCATCACGCGCCAGATGACCGACGCGGCGCGCGAGGCCAACATTCCCTTCACGCTCAGCGCCGCCGGTCGCTACTCCGGCACGGACGCCGACGCCCTGACCCTCGTGCGGGCCGGGGTGCCCAGCGCCGTCGTCAGCATCCCCAACCGCTACATGCACTCGCCCAGCGAGATGGTCGACGAGCAGGACGTGAAAGCCTGCACGGACATCATCGCCGCGTGGATCCGGGCGCTGCCGGAAACGCCGGACTTCACTCGCCGGGGCTGA
- the apaG gene encoding Co2+/Mg2+ efflux protein ApaG — MNSPIRSDGPDGAGPDIRVQVNVQYMADHSTPERHLFMYVIHIENRSDDTWQLLARHWDIMDATGRVTHVDGEGVVGEQPVLAPGGTFLYDSFVTLEAAPGHMGGHYLMQDAWGVQARVPIPTFALILPGRTLN, encoded by the coding sequence ATGAATTCCCCCATCCGCTCGGACGGGCCGGACGGCGCCGGTCCGGACATCCGCGTTCAGGTGAACGTGCAGTACATGGCGGATCACAGCACCCCGGAACGGCACCTGTTCATGTACGTGATTCACATCGAGAACCGCAGCGACGATACCTGGCAACTGCTGGCCCGCCACTGGGACATCATGGACGCCACGGGCCGCGTGACCCACGTGGACGGCGAGGGCGTCGTGGGCGAGCAGCCCGTCCTGGCGCCCGGCGGCACGTTCCTGTACGACTCGTTCGTGACGCTGGAAGCCGCGCCCGGCCACATGGGCGGCCACTACCTGATGCAGGACGCCTGGGGCGTGCAGGCCCGCGTGCCCATCCCGACGTTCGCGCTGATCCTGCCGGGCCGCACCCTGAACTGA
- a CDS encoding GAF domain-containing sensor histidine kinase: protein MKVVRNVLPPLIVLVVGAVEFLISLLPASQELWAHLLFYGLVGPAVTYFSVEWIAEGTRARERAERELRDLYGQLRASHAQLGAVQALMRDLTDAADMNAVLDVAARGAVRVTGATHATLTVPGGLSGSARGETLLSSPSAALYPLRVSIPGGGALALHFDAPPSPESESLAQALAAEVARGVEAVRQRTLDLMTLYSVDQSIRAERNMRRLLSRVTRTMADRVGAEARAVFLTDQDSVLRLEYAQDRQGEARGGGVAPPFALRVAQADGPLITTAADAGEVFPDARSVLGIPMRDDEGLVGVLMLGDARPNAFDDARVSLLALMAGQATLAVRNARAYLYSEELAISDERARIAREIHDGVAQSLAFAALKLDVVARQVHSDPARAESEVRAATTLLREQIREVRRSIFALRPIDLERYGLLETVRRYVLDFGEQNSLRATLDISGDVHLSPGDEAVVFRILQESLNNVAKHARAQEVRVTLHGGERVTLRVQDDGAGFDPEQATGRVSSAGGLGLLQMRERVEARGGLYRVLSSPGHGTLIEAEMPQA, encoded by the coding sequence GTGAAGGTCGTGCGGAACGTGCTGCCGCCCCTGATCGTGCTGGTGGTGGGGGCGGTGGAGTTCCTGATCTCGCTGCTGCCGGCCAGCCAGGAGCTGTGGGCGCACCTGCTGTTCTACGGGCTGGTCGGGCCGGCCGTGACGTACTTCAGCGTCGAGTGGATCGCGGAAGGCACCCGCGCGCGTGAGCGGGCCGAGCGGGAACTGCGGGACCTGTACGGTCAGCTGCGGGCGTCGCACGCGCAGCTGGGGGCGGTGCAGGCCCTCATGCGGGACCTGACCGACGCGGCCGACATGAACGCCGTGCTGGACGTCGCGGCGCGCGGCGCGGTCCGCGTGACCGGCGCCACCCACGCGACCCTGACCGTGCCGGGCGGCCTGAGCGGCTCGGCGCGCGGTGAGACGCTGCTCTCGTCGCCCAGCGCGGCGCTGTACCCGCTGCGGGTGTCGATTCCGGGCGGTGGGGCGCTGGCGCTGCATTTCGACGCGCCGCCCAGCCCGGAATCCGAGTCGCTGGCGCAGGCGCTGGCCGCCGAGGTGGCGCGTGGCGTGGAAGCCGTGCGGCAGCGGACGCTGGACCTGATGACGCTGTACTCGGTGGATCAGAGCATCCGCGCCGAACGCAACATGCGCCGCCTGCTGTCCCGCGTGACCCGCACCATGGCCGACCGGGTGGGAGCCGAGGCGCGCGCCGTGTTCCTGACCGATCAGGACAGCGTGCTGCGCCTGGAGTACGCGCAGGACCGGCAGGGCGAGGCGCGCGGCGGTGGCGTGGCGCCGCCGTTCGCGCTGCGGGTCGCGCAGGCGGACGGGCCGCTCATCACGACGGCTGCCGACGCCGGCGAGGTCTTCCCGGACGCGCGCAGCGTGCTGGGCATCCCCATGCGGGACGACGAGGGACTGGTGGGCGTGCTGATGCTGGGCGACGCCCGCCCGAACGCCTTCGACGACGCGCGGGTGTCTCTGCTGGCGCTGATGGCCGGGCAGGCGACGCTGGCCGTCCGGAACGCCCGCGCGTACCTGTACTCGGAGGAACTGGCGATCAGTGACGAGCGCGCCCGCATCGCCCGCGAGATTCACGACGGGGTGGCGCAGTCCCTGGCGTTCGCGGCCCTGAAGCTGGACGTGGTGGCCCGGCAGGTGCACAGCGACCCGGCCCGCGCCGAGAGCGAGGTGCGCGCCGCGACCACGCTGCTGCGCGAACAGATCCGCGAGGTGCGCCGCTCGATCTTCGCGCTGCGGCCCATCGACCTGGAACGCTACGGGCTGCTGGAAACCGTGCGGCGCTACGTGCTGGATTTCGGCGAGCAGAACAGCCTGCGGGCCACGCTGGACATCAGCGGCGACGTGCACCTCTCGCCCGGTGACGAGGCCGTGGTGTTCCGCATCCTGCAAGAAAGCCTGAACAACGTCGCCAAACACGCCCGCGCGCAGGAGGTCCGCGTGACCCTGCACGGCGGCGAGCGCGTGACGCTGCGCGTGCAGGACGACGGCGCGGGCTTCGATCCGGAGCAGGCCACGGGCCGGGTCAGCAGCGCCGGGGGGCTGGGCCTGCTGCAGATGCGCGAGCGGGTCGAGGCGCGCGGCGGCCTGTACCGCGTGCTGTCCAGCCCCGGCCACGGCACGCTGATCGAGGCCGAGATGCCGCAGGCCTGA